One part of the Aspergillus luchuensis IFO 4308 DNA, chromosome 5, nearly complete sequence genome encodes these proteins:
- the ACS1 gene encoding acetate--CoA ligase (COG:I;~EggNog:ENOG410PGXP;~InterPro:IPR000873,IPR020845,IPR032387,IPR011904, IPR042099,IPR025110;~PFAM:PF00501,PF16177,PF13193;~go_function: GO:0003987 - acetate-CoA ligase activity [Evidence IEA];~go_function: GO:0016208 - AMP binding [Evidence IEA];~go_process: GO:0019427 - acetyl-CoA biosynthetic process from acetate [Evidence IEA]) — protein MSHPFLTLVQLKYTFLLGHTQNMADGSVMPPKSSVVVEAHEVDTFHVPEAFHQKHPTGTHLKDLDEYRKLYEESIRSPDTFWARMARELLHFDQDFQTTHSGSLENGDNAWFVEGRLNASYNCVDRHAFKNPDKVAIIYEADEPSEGRTITYGELLREVSRVAWVLRQQGVKKGDTVAIYLPMIPEAIVAFLACSRIGAVHSVVFAGFSSDSLRDRVLDAGSKVVITTDEGKRGGKVIGTKRIVDEALKQCPDVTSVLVYKRTGAEVPWTKGRDVWWHEEVEKYPNYLAPEPVNSEDPLFLLYTSGSTGKPKGVMHTTAGYLLGAAMTGKYVFDIHDDDRYFCGGDVGWITGHTYVVYAPLLLGCSTVVFESTPAYPNFSRYWDVIEKHKVTQFYVAPTALRLLKRAGDEHIHHKMAHLRVLGSVGEPIAAEVWKWYFEVVGKEEAHICDTYWQTETGSNVITPLGGITPTKPGSASLPFFGIEPAIIDPVSGEEITGNDVEGVLAFKQPWPSMARTVWGAHKRYMDTYLNVYKGYYFTGDGAGRDHDGYYWIRGRVDDVVNVSGHRLSTAEIEAALIEHHMVAEAAVVGIADELTGQAVNAFVALKEGNETSDQVRKDLIMQVRRSIGPFAAPKAVYVVEDLPKTRSGKIMRRILRKILSGEEDSLGDTSTLSDPSVVDKIIATVHAARGK, from the exons ATGTCTCATCCCTTTCTAACATTAGTACAGCTCAAATACACATTTTTGTTGGGACACACACAAAACATGGCCGACGGCAGTGTTATGCCCCCCAAGTCCTCCGTG GTGGTCGAGGCCCACGAAGTCGACACCTTCCATGTCCCCGAAGCATTCCACCAGAAGCACCCGACAGGTACCCACCTGAAAGACCTTGACGAGTACCGGAAGCTCTATGAGGAGTCCATCCGCAGCCCAGACACTTTCTGGGCTCGTATGGCCCGCGAACTTCTTCACTTCGACCAAGACTTCCAGACCACCCACAGTGGGTCGTTGGAAAATGGCGACAATGCCTGGTTTGTTGAGGGTCGTCTGAACGCCTCCTACAACTGCGTCGATCGCCATGCCTTCAAGAACCCCGACAAGGTGGCCATTATCTACGAGGCCGATGAGCCCAGTGAGGGCCGCACAATCACCTACGGTGAGCTCCTGCGCGAGGTGTCTCGTGTTGCCTGGGTTCTCCGCCAGCAGGGTGTGAAGAAGGGTGACACCGTTGCTATCTACCTTCCCATGATTCCCGAGGCCATTGTCGCTTTCTTGGCTTGCTCTCGTATCGGTGCCGTCCACTCCGTTGTTTTCGCCGGTTTCTCCTCCGACTCTCTCCGGGACCGTGTCCTGGACGCTGGCTCCAAGGTCGTTATCACGACCGATGAGGGCAAGCGTGGAGGAAAGGTCATTGGCACCAAGCGCATTGTCGATGAGGCTCTGAAGCAGTGCCCCGATGTCACTAGCGTCCTGGTCTACAAGCGCACCGGCGCGGAGGTTCCCTGGACCAAGGGCCGTGATGTCTGGTGGCacgaggaggtcgagaagTACCCCAACTACCTTGCTCCTGAGCCGGTGAACTCGGAAGACCCTCTCTTCTTGCTCTACACCTCCGGATCCACCGGAAAGCCCAAGGGTGTCATGCACACCACGGCTGGTTACCTTCTGGGTGCTGCCATGACCGGCAAGTATGTCTTTGATATTCACGACGATGACCGCTACTTCTGCGGTGGTGACGTTGGCTGGATTACCGGCCACACGTACGTCGTGTATGCGCCCTTGCTGCTCGGATGCTCTACTGTGGTCTTCGAGAGTACCCCGGCTTATCCCAACTTCTCCCGCTACTGGGACGTGATCGAGAAGCACAAGGTGACCCAGTTCTACGTCGCACCCACTGCCCTGCGACTTCTGAAGCGGGCTGGTGACGAGCACATCCACCACAAGATGGCACACCTGCGTGTCCTGGGCTCTGTCGGTGAGCCTATTGCTGCCGAGGTCTGGAAATGGTACTTCGAGGTGGtcggaaaggaagaagcccaCATCTGCGAT ACCTACTGGCAGACTGAAACGGGTTCGAATGTTATCACTCCTCTGGGTGGTATCACCCCGACGAAACCCGGAAGCGCGTCGCTTCCCTTCTTTGGTATTGAGCCCGCCATCATTGACCCGGTCTCTGGTGAGGAGATCACTGGCAACGATGTGGAGGGTGTGCTTGCCTTCAAGCAACCCTGGCCGAGCATGGCCCGTACCGTGTGGGGCGCCCACAAGCGCTACATGGATACCTATCTGAACGTTTACAAGGGCTACTAC TTCACTGGAGATGGTGCCGGCCGTGACCACGACGGATACTACTGGATCCGGGGTCGTGTTGACGATGTGGTTAACGTTTCTGGACATCGTCTGTCCACGGCTGAGATTGAAGCCGCCCTCATTGAGCACC ACATGGTGGCTGaagctgctgttgttggtatTGCCGACGAGCTTACTGGTCAGGCCGTCAACGCTTTCGTGGCCCTGAAGGAGGGCAACGAGACCAGCGACCAGGTCCGCAAGGATCTGATCATGCAGGTTCGTCGGTCCATCGGACCTTTCGCTGCCCCCAAGGCCGTCTACGTTGTCGAGGATCTCCCCAAGACCCGTAGCGGTAAGATCATGCGCCGTATCCTCCGGAAGATCCTGAGCGGCGAGGAGGACAGCCTGGGTGACACTTCTACT CTGTCGGACCCTTCGGTTGTTGACAAGATCATTGCCACGGTGCATGCTGCCCGCGGCAAATAA